Genomic window (Gemmatimonadota bacterium):
ACGGGAACCAGTTTCCTGAAGAGGTTGCCGATGAGACGAAGGCCGATTCTGTCTTTGAGCGTCATAATGGACTCGGGATGAAACTGGACCGCCGCCACCGGCAGCGTGCGGTGCTCGACGGCCATGACGATCCCGTCGTCCGATTCTGCCGTGACCGAAAGATCCAGCGGCAGTCGTTCCCGCTCGGCGTACAGCGAATGATACCGGCCCACGGTGAATGAAGGGGGAAACCCTTCGAATAGTGCCCCGGCCCGCCCGCCCCTAACGATCACGCGTGATTCTTTCCCGTGCACGGGATAGGGCAGTTCTCCCAGCGTTCCGCCGAAATACTCTACGATGCCCTGGAGCCCGAGGCAGACGCCGAATACCGGCAGCGACCGTTCCAGCGCGGCGTCGATGGCCAGCGCCACGTCGAAATCCGACGGTTGGCCGGGGCCGGGCGACAGAAACACCAGGTCCGGATCGTAGGCATCCATGAGGTCCGTCAGGCGGGACCGCGAGAACCCGGTTCTGACCGTCAATACGTCGGCGCCGGTCTGACGAAGATAGTTGGCCAGGGTATGCACGAATGAATCTTCGTAGTCCACCAGAAACACCCGTTTCCCCACACCCGAGTCTTCCGCGGAACCGGGATGCTGTGTCCCCCCTCCTGATCCGCGGGGACGCCTGATCGCATCGATGAACGCCATGGCCTTGAGTTCGGTCTCGCGCTCCTCGTCCTCGGGACTGGAGTCCATCAGCAGCGTGCTTCCGGCTCTTACCTCGGCAATACCGTCCTTAATGCGAATGGTCCGAAGCGTCAGGCCCGTGTTCATGTTCCCGTCGAACCCCAGGAAGCCTATCGCCCCGCCGTACCACGCGCGGCAGGACCTTTCGTGATTTTCGATGAACCGCATGGCCCAGATTTTCGGCGCGCCCGTAACGGTGACCGCCCAGGCGTGGGAGAGGAAGGCGTCCAGGGCATCATACTCCGGCCGCAGAATGCCTTCCACGTGATCGACCGTGTGTATCACCCTCGAGTACATCTCGATCTGCCGACGGCCGATGACGCGGACGCTTCCGGGCACGCATACCCGCGACTTGTCGTTCCGGTCCACGTCCGTACACATGGTCAGTTCCGAGTCCTCTTTCTCCGAACTCAGCAGCTTGAGGATCTGGTCGGCGTCGCTCAGCGCGTCGTTCCCCCGGCTTACCGTGCCTGCAATAGGACAGGTCTCGATGCGGATGCCCTCACCCCGGACGAACATCTCGGGTGAAGCGCCGACCAGGTATTCCCGCTGTCCCAGGTTTACGAGCGTGGCGTACGGCGCGGGGTTCCGCTCCCTGAGGCGCCGGAAGATCTCGGAAGGCGGGTCGGGGCATGATTCGTAAAAGGTCTGGCTGGGCACGACCTCGAACAAATCGCCTCTCCTGAAGTATTCGTGCGCCTTGCGGACGACATCCCCATACGCGCCCTTCTCGAATTCCCTGCCCGTCGCGGCGCGACCTCCCCGATAGGGTTGAACGGCGCCCTCCCGGGGCAGGTCCTGCGTGGATTCGCCGCCCGTTTCGAACTCGTAATCGTACCGGATGGCCACCTCGCGATTGTGATCGATGGTCACCAGCCGGTCGGGCAGGTACAGCACCAGGTCCCGCTGGTCCGCCGGCCGGCGCAGGCGGTAGTCCATCGGTTCGAATTGAAACGCAAGATCGTAACCGAAGGCGCCGTAAAGGCCGAGATGGTGCTCGTCCGGACAGGAGAACAGACCGATGATTCCGCGCAGGATCGAAAATATGGAGGGTTGTCTGCTGCGCTGTTCTTCCGGGAAATACGCGTCGGGCAGAAGCACTTCGCCGCTGATGCGGTCTTCCTGGCGGGAAAGGGTATCCGTTACCCGCAACCCTTCGATCTGCCCATGAATCGCA
Coding sequences:
- a CDS encoding anthranilate synthase component I, whose protein sequence is MRVTHIHLEAIEYQTEGGVSVKRYAQHLSPDEAIEPVVDGLDSHPGALFASGYEYPGRYTRWDMGFVDPPIRIESRKNSFHVLALNARGKVLLPAIHGQIEGLRVTDTLSRQEDRISGEVLLPDAYFPEEQRSRQPSIFSILRGIIGLFSCPDEHHLGLYGAFGYDLAFQFEPMDYRLRRPADQRDLVLYLPDRLVTIDHNREVAIRYDYEFETGGESTQDLPREGAVQPYRGGRAATGREFEKGAYGDVVRKAHEYFRRGDLFEVVPSQTFYESCPDPPSEIFRRLRERNPAPYATLVNLGQREYLVGASPEMFVRGEGIRIETCPIAGTVSRGNDALSDADQILKLLSSEKEDSELTMCTDVDRNDKSRVCVPGSVRVIGRRQIEMYSRVIHTVDHVEGILRPEYDALDAFLSHAWAVTVTGAPKIWAMRFIENHERSCRAWYGGAIGFLGFDGNMNTGLTLRTIRIKDGIAEVRAGSTLLMDSSPEDEERETELKAMAFIDAIRRPRGSGGGTQHPGSAEDSGVGKRVFLVDYEDSFVHTLANYLRQTGADVLTVRTGFSRSRLTDLMDAYDPDLVFLSPGPGQPSDFDVALAIDAALERSLPVFGVCLGLQGIVEYFGGTLGELPYPVHGKESRVIVRGGRAGALFEGFPPSFTVGRYHSLYAERERLPLDLSVTAESDDGIVMAVEHRTLPVAAVQFHPESIMTLKDRIGLRLIGNLFRKLVPVADKVDAGREGNP